The Edaphobacter acidisoli genome contains the following window.
CTCGCGCCGTCGCCCTCTACTCGGCTTTCTCCTCGTCGCTGTCATCGGCGCAACCGCCATCACCAGCGCGCTAGGAGCCTCGTGGACGCTTCTCTTCGTCAACGCCGGTCCATGGCTGTCGCTCTTCCGCGCATGGTATCTCGGAGACATCCTCGGCATGGCCATCATGGCCCCGCTGCTGTTTATCCTGCTGCGGCCGGGCTTCTTCGATATGCTTCGGCTGCCCAACCTACCGAAGACCCTGCTCTATCTTTTCGTGCCGGCAATCGCCACTTTCCTCGTCTTCACCCATAACCAGGACCCGCTCATCTTCTTCATCTTTCCTGCGCTGCTGCTCGTCGTCTTTCGCCTCGGCTTCCCCGGAGCGGCGCTCACCATCTTTATAGTCGCCTGCATCTCTATCCGCCTTACCGCCACCGGCCACGGTCCACTAATGCTCATCGGCAGTTCCATGCTGCACCGCATTGTTGTCGCACAGATCTTCCTCGCAGTGGCCATATTTACGGCCTTCCCCGTCGCCGCACTGCTCGAAGACCGCAAAGCCCTCCAGCATTCGCTCGAAGCCAGCGAAGCCAAATACCGGACGCTCGCCAACGCCGACTCACTTACCGGTCTTGCCAACCGCCGCGCCTTCGATGCCCGCCTCGATGCCGAGTGGCGCCACGCTCTAGCTCTCCGCCAGCCTCTCGCTGTGCTCCTCATCGACGTCGACCACTTCAAGTCCTACAACGACACACACGGCCACCTCAGCGGCGACCGCTGCCTTCGCCACATCGCCGAAGCCATCTCCACCAATCTCTACCGTGCCACTGACACCGCCGCTCGCTTCGGCGGCGAAGAATTCACCGTCATCCTTCCCGGCACCGACATAGAAGAGGCCCTCACTATCGCCGAAACTCTTCGCCAAGCCGTAGCCGCCATGCGTCTGCCACATTCCGGAAATACCTGCGGGAGCATTCAGACCATCAGCATCGGCGTCGCATCCACCATCCCTGCCGCAGACGAGCCTCCGCTCTCGTTGCTGAAATCCTGTGACGAAGCCCTCTATTTCGCTAAACAGCAAGGACGCAACCAGGTCAAAGCCGCCTCAGCCATTCCCCACACCACCGACCTCGAAGACGCCGAACCCACCGCTCCACAGCTCCCCTGATCCCTATAAAGCAGTACCATCCTCACATGACAGCGGATGCCATCTCCGCCCGCAGACTTGCCTTCATCGAATTAGCCGTCGGCTATCTACTCATCCTCATCGTCATCTGGGCACCGCGCACAACCCAGCGTCCCTTCTACATCGCAGCTGTCCTCTGGATTGCCCTCGTCATGCTCTACTCGCGCGAAAGCGCGACAAAGCTGGGCTTTGATATTCCGCCACGCCGCTCACTCTGGATCATTCCCGCAGCGCTCGGGCTCGCCGCCGCAGCCGTCGCAGTTGCTGCTGCTCTCCACACGCTCAACCTTCCATCTACACCCGCGCTCTTCATCCAGCGCTATTGGGGATATGCCATCTGGGCCTGCGTCCAGCAATTTCTGCTACAGGATTTCTTTCTCCTGCGCCTCACACGCACGCTTCCCACCAAAGCCGCCGCAGCCGTCGCAGCCGCGTTGCTCTTCTCACTCGCTCACATCCCCAACCCAATCCTCGTACCCATAACCCTGCTATGGGGACTCGCGACCTGCCTGCTCTTCCTTCGCTACCGCAACCTCTACTCCATCGCGATAGCGCACGCGATCCTGGGCATCACCGTAGCACTCACAATCCCCGGCCCCGTAGATCACAACATGCGCGTCGGCCTCGGCTACCTCACCTACCACCATCATCACCTCAGCCAGAACCCCCACACTGTATCCACCAATGCATGTGTCACCGCCGAAGCTCCAACCCTTCGCTCCGCTCGCCACGCCCTGCCATAAAAAATTCCCGCAATCGCTGCCAGCAGAACATACCGCCAATTGAAGTGCGCCGTGCGTTTATTGAAATGCGAAAGCCCAAACAGCACCGCCGTTAGAATCAGCGCGTAACTTCTCCCCATCTTTCGTTCCAGCAAGTTCTGCAGCCATCCACGGAAGAAAACCTCTTCCGGCACGGCCACAAACAGAAACGTAAACACCGCAGCCATCGGCAACTTCCCCAACTGCCGCCATCCAATCGCAAAGCCATGCCAGTGCAGAAACCCCAACCACAGTCCCAACCCAACAGCAATCGGCAGATAAAAGACCCACTCCCGTAAACCCACGCGCACATCGCGCCAACGCAGCCGCAAATCAAATCCAACCCCATCCAGCCGCCGCACCGCCAGAAACCCGTAAAGCCCCGCATCCAGTAGCAGCATCTTGTTGAACACAGCCATCCGCGCAGGCCACGCGGGCTCAAACCAACGCAAATCCACCGCCAGCCCCAACGCGGCAAGCACCGCAAAATCCAACCAGGTTCCACGTTGCACCGCGTCCATCCGCGCAGCCAGCCAAAGCGCCACTGTCACCAGCACAGGCAGCACAGCATACAAAGCAAACCAACTCCACTGAAACATGCCCGCCGAAGAGGCCACCAGCACATAGGCCACGCTCAAAATCGCAGGCACAACCAATCGCGCCCAGACAGCCCATCCCTCACCCAGCCGCGCCCACCGCCGCGAACAGAACGCCGCAAAGAAAAACGGCGCGAGCAGCAAAACCGCCGCCACCACCATCGCCGGACTGACCATCACCCCATTAGCCATCCACCGCCCTCAGAATCAACCCGCCGCCAGCGTTCGCAGCACTCCCACATTCCTCGCCTCGTCACCCGGAGCATCCACCGGCGTCTCCGCGAGAAACGCCGCATGGGCAAACCGCTCATCGTGCAGCAGTCGCCGAAACGCCTCCGCACCAATCGTCCCCTCGCCAATATGCTCGTGCCGATCCAGCTTCGACCCCATCGCCGCCTTCGCATCATTGCAGTGCCACACCTTCACTGCGTCAAACCCCACTGTAGACTCCACCAGTTTCATCGTCTCAATGTAGCCATCCTCCGAAACAATGTCGTACCCCGCCACATGCACGTGGCACGTATCCAGACACACCGCCACGGGAGCATGCGCTTTCAGCGTCTCCACCAGCTCGGCTACTTGCTCCAGCTTTCCTCCCAGCGAAAACTCCGCGCCCGCCGTGTTCTCAATCAGAATCCTGAACTCTTTCCCAGGATTGATCGTCTTCGAAAAATCGATCCCGGCGATCGCCTTCTCAATCGACTCCGCCGCCAGCCGCAGCCCCTCCTCACGCGTCAATCCCTTCCAGCTCCCCGGATGCAGCACCAGATACTCCGCCCCCAGCGCCATCGCCCGCTCCACCTCACCGCGAAACGCCGTAATCGAATTTGCCCGCACACTCTCCGCCTGGCTGCAAACATTAATTAAATAGCTCGCATGAACAGCCACCGGCCCCACATCATGCTTCTTCCTCAACTCCATCATCTTCGCCGCATCCGCAGCTTTCACCGGAGCAGCCTTCCACATCCTCGGACTTGCCGAAAATATCTGGCACGCATTCGCACCCGCCTCCACGGCACGATCAATCGCAGTCCAGACACCGCCCGCCGTGCCTACATGGACACCAATCCGCTTCTTCGTTCCAGCCATCTAGCTATACGCCTCCATCTCCATTATTTTCAGCAAATCCGCCGCCCTCAATAAAATGCTATGCTGGTTGCCCGCTACAGCACCACACACTCCTTGCACCGGAAAGGAACGACGATGCCCCAGGAACAGAACCTCAAAAACCATCATCGCTTCGACCCGCTCATGCACTTCTTTGTCTTTCCTGTCACGCTGCTCAACTTTATATTCTCCATCGTGATCGCAGCACGCCACTGGTCACAACACTCTCATCTCGCCATCTGGTGGATCATTCTCTCAGCCGCCCTCGCCGTCCTCGCGACAAAATGCCGCATCAACGACCTCAAATTGCAGGACCGCATTATCCGGCTCGAAGAGCGCCTGCGCCTGCAAGCCCTTCTTGGCCCAGCTGAATCAGCTCATATCAACGAGCTCACTACCCCACAACTCATCGCCCTGCGCTTCGCCTCAGATCAGGAGATCCCAGCACTGGTCAACAAAACCCTCACTCAGAATCTCTGCCCCAAATCCATCAAAGAGAGCATCACCAACTGGCGCGGAGACTACCACCGCGTCTAATTGAGACCTTGCTTTTTGCATTTCCGTTCCGTGGCAGAGCGGAGGAATCAAGCTTTTCTTCCGCCAGCCCGGCTATGCCCACCCCACCGAAAACGAACCCCGCTCATGCCGCGGCCTCTCAAGCTCATCCGCAAGGGCAATCGCATAGTCCTCCATTGAAATCCTGCTCTCACCCTTTTCGTTCGAGATCAACTCTTTCGTTCCCAGTCGAAACTTCCCTGTCCGCTCTCCCGGCTCAAAAAACGCTGCCGGACTCAGATACGTCCAGTTAATATCTGAACCGCGCAGCACGTCCAGAGCCTTCTCATGAGAGGTCGCAATCGGCATCCACTGCGCCGGCAGATGTCCAGACTTGATCAGCGTCACCCCAGGAGCCACCTCCAGCAACCCGGCACCGCCAACCATCAACAATCTCGGCACGCCAGCCTTCTTCACCGCTGCAACCTCACGCTTCGTCACATCAATCAAAGCATCCGTGTTGTCAGCAGGTGGCTGATACGCCGTCACCACCGCATCTGCACCTTTAATCACCGCGGCAATCGCATCCACATTCGAGAGATCGTCCGCCTTCGCCGTCACTCCCGGCTGCCCCTTCAGCGAATCCACCTTCCGCGCCACGCCAGTCACCTTATGTCCGCGCGCAACCAACTCCTTCACAATCCTGCTGCCCGCATTCCCAGTCGCACCATACACCACAACGTTCATCGCACCCTCCCTTGCAACATGTCTTTAAAAAGATGCGGCCCAGCCGCAGCCAGGCCACACTCTACAGAAAAAATTCTGTTCTAGTAAACGTCGCGCTGATACCGCTTCTGCTTCTTCATCGCCGAAAGGTACTCCGCGGCAAAATCCAGCGTGCCGTTCGACCCCTTCGCAATCACATCCAGCAACGCAGCCTCCACGTCCTTCGCCATGCGGCTCGCATCGCCGCACACATAGAAGTAAGCTCCACGCTGCAACCACTTATACAGTTCAGTTGACTTCTCCCGCATCCGGTCCTGCACGTAGACCTTCTTCGTCTGATCACGCGAAAACGCCGTGTCAAGGTGCGTCAGCACGCCATCCTTCTTCATGGCGGCAAACTGCTCTTTGTATAGAAAATCCAGCGCCTCACGCTGCTCGCCGAAGAACAACCAGTTATCGCCCTTCTGCCCGGTCGCCTGCCGCTCTTCCAGAAACGCGCGGAACGGTGCAATCCCCGTGCCCGGCCCAATCATAATCACCGGAACATTCGTATCTGCAGGCAAACGGAAATTGTTATTCGAGTGCAGAAAGATCGGCATCGTCGTGCCCTTCAGCGAGCGGTCGCCCAACTGTCCGCTGGCCACGCCCTGCCGCTGCCGCCCATGCGATTCATACCGAATCACCCTCACCGTCGTCTGCACATTGTCCTTATGCAACGCCTGGCTTGAAGCAATCGAGTACATCCTCGGAGTCAGCCGTTGCAGCACATGAAAGAGCTGCTGCGGATCAGTCACGACACCAGGAAAATCCGCCGCCAGGTCGATAAACTCGCGACCCCAGCAATACTCCTCTGCCTGCGCCTTGTGCTCCGGCCCGGTCACTGCCTTCAGCTTCTCGTTCTCCGGAGCCAGCTTCGCAAACTGGTTCAGGCTGCCGCGCGCCAGCTTGCCAATGCCCAACCGCGTCCGCAGCGCCTCTTCCAGCGAAATCTCTACCTTGTAGTGGTCCAGCACGCGCTCATCGCCCTTGAAACCGAGCACCGCCAGCGTCGCCTGCACCAACTCTTCGCGGTTATCCGGAACGATGCCCACCGCATCGCCCGGGGTATAGGTCATGCCTTCTTCAAGCGACAGCTCAATGTGCCGCGTCTCTTTTTCCGACCCCGCCGCCGTCAACAGCTCGTTATACAAAACGGTCGAAATATAAGGGTTGTTCCTCGTGTACTTCGCCGCATGTGCCTCTGTAGCCTTCGTCTCCTGCTCCAAAACCTCGCTCATCTCTCTATGATAGAAGCTTGTGCACCAAATCCGCAAAGCCTCACGGTGAACGACAACTCAGTAAAACCGCGCATTTTCCATGCAAATCAGCGCAGGATCGCGCGCGCACGAATGCATACGAGTAAAATCATCCTCGTGCGGCGTCTTCTCGCATTCGCGTTGCTTCTGTTCTTCAACGTTCCGTTGATAACGCCGCTCTTCGCGCTCACATCCACATCCGACGCAAACCTTCCCGCCTGCTGCCGCCGCAACGGCAAGCACCACTGCAACATGCAGATGGCCGAACCCGCGTCGAACGATCCATCCGTCTCCTCCACTCCTGAAAAGTGCCCCTGCTACCCGCGGCCAGCCACACTCGTCCGCATCACGCACGCGCAGGCTCAGTCTGAAGCACACAGCGTCACCGCAAGCGTAGCTGTCACGCACATCACGCCGCACGCCGAGACGCGCTCCAAAGCAGCCTTCATCTCCCCCTACCAAAAGCGCGGCCCTCCAGCGCAGCAAGCCTAGAGCAATCCCCACCATCAGTTGTCATCCTTCCATCACACGTGGGAGGACCGCTTCCTGCTGCTGCGTGCAGACGCATGCTCCTGCACGCAGCCCAGCATCGTCGTTCGACGAAAAAGAAAAAGGACCCCATGCGCAAATTTGCTCTACTTTGCCTTCTCTATCTCTTCTGCGGCTCCGCTGCCCACGCAGCGATCTTCAGTCAGCTCCGAGGAATCGTGCACGATCCCGAGCACCGCCCCATCGCCGGCGCACACATCGAGCTTCGCTCCGCCAACTCCGCCTACACCCAATCCGCTATCTCCGGTGCCGACGGCTCCTTCACCATCCTCTCCATCCCACTTGGCGACTACACCATCACCATCACGCAGCCCGGCTTCGACACGCGCACGCAGCCCATTACACTCGTCTCCGGTACCTCGCCCATCCTGCATTTCGAGCTGCACCTCACCACAGTCCAGCAGTCCGTCAACGTCAACACCGCACCGGTCAACACCGACACCGTCACCCCAACCACCCTCATCAGCCGCCAGCAAATCGCCGAGACCCCCGGCGCAGCGCTCACCAACTCGCTCGCCATGATCACCGACTACGTCCCCGGCGCCTACATCACCCACGACATGCTCCACATGCGCGGCGGCCACCAGGTCAGTTGGCTCATCGACGGCGTCCAGATCCCTAACACCAACATCGCCTCCAACCTCGGCGCGCAGATCGATCCCAGCGACATCGACTACATCGAAGTTCAACGCGGCAGCTACGCCGCCGGTCTCGGCGACCGCACCTACGGCATGTTCAACGTCGTCCCGCGCAACGGCTTCGAGCGCGACCACCAGGCCGAGCTGCGCCTCACCGCAGGCAGCTTCCTCCAAAGCGAAGCCAAGCTCTCGCTCGGCAATCACAGCGAAAAATCCGCGTGGTACTTCAGCCTCAACGGCAACCGCAGCGACTACGGCCTCGCCCCACCCATCTCGCAAGTCCACCACGACGCCACCAACGGCTACGGAGCCTTCGCGTCCTTCATCAACAACCGCACACCCAAAGACCAGTTCCGACTCGTCGCACAGTATCGCGGCGACTACTTCCAGATCCCCTACGACCCCAACCCGCTTAGCTTCGAAAACCAGCAATACGACTCCAGCGGCCTCCGCGACGGCCAGCACGAACAGGATGCGCTCGCAGCCTTCTCCTGGATCCACACCTTCAACTCCAGCACGGTCCTGCAGCTATCGCCCTTCTACCACTTCAATCTCGCCAACTACGACTCCAACCCCAACGACACCCCCATCGCCACTACCGCGCACCGCACCTCCAACTACGCCGGCGCACAAACCTCCATCACCACCACCATCGCGCGCAACACCATCGAAGCCGGCCTCTACTCCTTCGGTCAACACGACTCCAACCGCTTCGGCGCCATCTTCAACGACGGTTCCGGCACACCCCCATTCACCACCCCCAGCAGCGCCAGCGGCGGCCTCATCGAGGAGTACGTCTCCGACAACTTCAAAGCCACGCCCTGGCTCACGCTCATCGGCGGCGTGCGCCAGTCGCACTTCCAGGGCGGCTTCACAGAAGACGCCACCAGTCCACGCATCGGCGCAGCCATCCTCGTCCCCAAACTCAACTGGGTCTTCCGCGGATTCTACGGCCGCTTCTACCAGCCCCCACCACTCGTCACCGCCAGCGGCCCGCTCGTGCAATACGCGCAGGACAATAACACCACCTTCGTCCCACTCCACGGCGAGCGCGACGAAGAGCACCAGTTCGGCGTGCAAATCCCTCTTCGCGGCTGGCTCCTCGACGCCGACACCTTCAAAACCCGCGTCAACAACTTCCTCGACCACTCCAACCTCGGCGACTCCAGCATCTACTTCCCCGTCACCATCAACGGCGCGCTCGTCCGCGCCTGGGAACTCAGCCTCCGCTCGCCACAACTCTGGCATCACGCACAAGCACACCTCGCCTACTCCAATCAGATCGCCGAGCAGCGCGGAGCCATCACCGGAGGCCTCATCTGCACACCCGTCTCCTCACCCCAATGCGACGCCAGCTTCGACTACGAGCCCGTCGACCACGACCAGCGCAACACGCTCAACGTCGGCCTCACCACCACGCTGCCCATGCACACCTTTGCCTCAACCAATGTCTACTACGGTTCAGGCTTCGTGAATGGCAACCCCGATCCATCCACACCATATACGAGCAACTACCTGCCGCAACACACAACGGTAGACCTCGCGCTAGGCAAAACCTTCAGCGAAAACCTCTCCATCTCCGTCACGGCAACCAACATCGCCAACCGCCGCGTATTGCTCGACAACAGCCTCACCTTCGGCGGCTTCCACTACAACGACCCACGCCAGATCTACGGCGAACTCCGCTACCGCTTTAAATATTGAGTCAACGAGTCAGGCGCCCCATTCATGCCGCAGCCTCTCGCGGCATGGGTGGGGCTCCACACATATCAACCTTTCGATGGAGGCACACCACCCATCATTATGATTAACATCATCCTGCACCCCAGAAGCCTTGCCACTAGAAGAGGTCCAGCACCTTGAAACTGCTCGTCCGGCTCAGGCCGATTGCATTCATCGCCCTTCTGCTCATCCTCTGGCAGATAGCGATCGACCTGCATCCCATCCATATCCTCCCCAGCCCGTGGCAGACCGCGGGAGGCATCCTCTATCTCATCCAGCACAAGCTGCTGCTCAAATACATCGCCGCCTCGCTCTTCCGCGTCACCTGGGGATTCACCCTCGCCTCCATCCTCGCCATCCCACTCGGCCTCATCATCGGCTGGTATCGCCGCGCCGAGATGGCCTTCAACCCCATCATCCAGATCCTCCGCCCCATCTCTCCGCTCGCCTGGATTCCCATCGCCATCCTCTGGTTCGGCGTCGGCGACTCAGCCGCAATCTTCCTCATCTTTCTCGGCTGCTTCTTCCCCCTGATGCTCACCGCCATCAACGCCGTACAAAGCGTCCCCGAAGTCTACGTCAACGCAGGCCGCAACTTTGGCCTTAGCCCATCGGAACTCGTCTATCGCGTCCTCTATCCTGCCGTCGTTCCGCAACTGATCGTCGGCCTCCGCATCACGCTCGGCATTGCCTGGCTCGTCGTTGTCGCAGCCGAAATGATCGCCGTCGACTCCGGCCTCGGCTTTCTCATCGTCGACGCCCGCAACGCCGGCAACCGCTACGATCTCGTCGTCGCCGGCATGGTCATCATCGGCATCATCGGCCTTCTGCTCGACCTCGCCATGCGCTCACTCGAACAAGTCAAATCCTTCCGCTGGGGTTACGCTCAGGACTAACTCATGTCATCCACCATGCCCATCGCCGCAACCGCCAACTCGCCCGCTCAGGCCGCACCCGTCAAGCTCAGCGTCGACCACGTCAACATGACGTTCAACCGCGACGGCAAAACCACGCCTGTCCTCGAAGACATCAATCTCCAGGTACACGAAGGCGAATTCATCTGCCTGCTCGGGCCCTCAGGCTGCGGCAAATCGACACTGTTGAACACCATGGCCGGCTTTCTCTCTCCGACCAGCGGCGCCATCCGCATCGACGGCGAGCCCGTCACCGGCCCCGACCCGCGCCGCATCTTCGTCTTTCAGGAACGCGGCGTCTTCCCATGGCTCACCGTCGAAGGCAACATCGGCTTCGGCCTCTTCAAGCTCCCCGAAGCCGAGCGCAAACAACGCATCGCCCACTACATCAAGATGGTCGGCCTCGGCGGTTTCGAGCAGTCCTACCCCAACGAGCTCTCCGGCGGCATGAAACAACGCCTCGAAGTTGCCCGCGCTCTCGCCGTCAACCCCGACATGCTCTTCCTCGACGAGCCCTTCGGCGCGCTCGACTCCATCACGCGCCTCATCATGCGCGGCGAGCTGCTCCGCATCTGGCAAGCCGAGCGCAAGACCATCATCTTCGTCACGCACGACATCGACGAGGCCGTCCAGCTCGCCGACCGCGTCGTCGTCCTGAACCAGCGCCCCGCCAGCATCCAGCAAATCGTCAACATCGACATCCCACACCCGCGCGATCTCAGCTCCCCACGTTACCTCGAACTCCGCGACGGTATCTTCCACCAGATAGGACTGGCCCACCACGTATGAGCGCACTCGCCGAACCCAAAAAATGGGAACGCTACTTCTGGCCGCTCGTCGCCACCGCGCTCTTCCTTGCGGTCTGGCGATACTCCGTCCTCTGGTCGCATACGCGCATCTTCCCATCGCCATATGAAGTCGAACGCGGCATGGTCGAACTCATCCACCAGCACGTCCTCTGGGGAGACATCATCGACTCGCTTCGCCGCGTCGCCATCGGCTTCGGCGCAGCAGTCCTGCTCGGCGTGCCCATCGGACTCACCCTCGGCTGGTATCCCGCCGCCGACCAGGTCGTCAACCCGGCGATGCAGATCCTGCGCCCCATCAGCCCCATCGCCTGGATCCCCGTCGCCATCATCCTCTTCGGCGTCGGCGACGACGCAGCCATCTTCCTCATCTTCCTCGGCGCATACTTCCCCATCGTCGTTGCCTGCATCAACGGCGTCTCGAACGTCCCCTCCATGTACCGCCGCGCCGGCCGCAACTTCGGCCTCACACCCGCGCAGCTTCTCCGCAAAGTCATCTTCCCCGCCGCGCTCCCGCAAATACTCATCGGCCTGCGCATCGCGCTTGGCATCGCGTGGCTCGTCGTCGTCGCCGCCGAAATGATCGCCGTCGACTCTGGCCTCGGCTATCTCATCATCGACTCACGCAACTCCGGCAAGCGCTACGACCTCGTCGTCGCCGCCATGCTGCTCATCGGCATCATCGGCCTCATCCTCGACCTCGCCTTCCGCCGCCTCGAACGCATCAAGTCCGTCCGCTGGGGGTTCCGCAATGCCTCTTAGCTCAAAGTCGCTCAAAAAGATCATCCTCTTCTCCGCCGCGGGCTGGCTCATCCTCATCACTGCAATGCACGCATGGCTCAACGTCAACTGGGCCGCCGTGCTCAACGACTATCGCCCCGAAGCCAAGCGCAAAATCATCGTCGCTTACCTCCCCGTCACCTGCCAGCTCACCTGCCCCGTCACTGACTACATCTCCAAATACTCCGAGAACGGCGAGCTCTTTCTCCCACGCATGTTCCAGGGCTTCCCCGAGATGAAAGAAGCGCTCATCTCGAACAAAGTACAAGCCGCCTTCATCGTCGCACCCATGGCCATCGCTCTCCGCGCGCAAGGCGTTCCCATCAAGGTCGTCTACCTCGGCCACCGCTATGGCTCTGCAATGGTCGTACGAAAAAATGGCCCCATCAAAACCTTCGCCGACCTCAAAGGCCGTACCGTCGCCATCCCCAGCCGCTTCTCCGACGAGCGCCTCATCCTCTTCCGCGCCATGAAGGTCTGGCACATGGACCCGCACAGTATCAAAATGGTCGAGATGGCCCCGCCCGACGTGTCGGGAGCACTCGCGGCGGGCGCCATCGACGGCTTCGTCATGGGCGAACCCTTCCCCTCGCAGGCCGAGATGGCCGGCTACGGACGCATCCTCTTCCAGGCCCGCGACTACTGGCCCGACTACATGTCCTGCATCCTCGTCGTCCGCCAGGACCTCATCGACAAAAATCCCCAGGCAGTACAAGTCCTCGTTGATGGCATCGCCCGCTCCGGCCTCTGGCTCGACAAAAGCAAGCCCAACCGCGAAGACGCCGCCGACTTCGTAGGCCGCTTCTACTACAACCAGAAGCCCGCGCTGCTCCGCTGGGCACTCACCAAGCCGATGGACCGCGTCACCTACAGCCCGCTCGCCCCGCGCAAGGCCGACTTCGACATGGTCCGCGACCTCATGATCGAAACCGGCGTCCTCAACAAGAAAATCGACTTCTCCGACTACACCGACACTAGCTTCTCCGACAAAGCCAACATCGAGACCGCCTGGAAATATCAGGCCGGTTCAGCCACAGCAAAGTAGCTACTGCATGGATCAGGAAAAAGATGAACGTCATTCTGAACGAGCGAAGCGAAGTGAAGAACCCCCGCATTTTCTCGGCAGCCGCAAGAATCTACCCGTTGCAATCACCAACATCAAAGCAACAACGGGCATAAGGAGCACACCATGATCCGCCGAACCTTCCTCCAACTCCTCACGCTCGCCGGAGCAGGCTCGCTCACCACCGGCTGCACCGAAGCCAAGG
Protein-coding sequences here:
- a CDS encoding TonB-dependent receptor, which encodes MRKFALLCLLYLFCGSAAHAAIFSQLRGIVHDPEHRPIAGAHIELRSANSAYTQSAISGADGSFTILSIPLGDYTITITQPGFDTRTQPITLVSGTSPILHFELHLTTVQQSVNVNTAPVNTDTVTPTTLISRQQIAETPGAALTNSLAMITDYVPGAYITHDMLHMRGGHQVSWLIDGVQIPNTNIASNLGAQIDPSDIDYIEVQRGSYAAGLGDRTYGMFNVVPRNGFERDHQAELRLTAGSFLQSEAKLSLGNHSEKSAWYFSLNGNRSDYGLAPPISQVHHDATNGYGAFASFINNRTPKDQFRLVAQYRGDYFQIPYDPNPLSFENQQYDSSGLRDGQHEQDALAAFSWIHTFNSSTVLQLSPFYHFNLANYDSNPNDTPIATTAHRTSNYAGAQTSITTTIARNTIEAGLYSFGQHDSNRFGAIFNDGSGTPPFTTPSSASGGLIEEYVSDNFKATPWLTLIGGVRQSHFQGGFTEDATSPRIGAAILVPKLNWVFRGFYGRFYQPPPLVTASGPLVQYAQDNNTTFVPLHGERDEEHQFGVQIPLRGWLLDADTFKTRVNNFLDHSNLGDSSIYFPVTINGALVRAWELSLRSPQLWHHAQAHLAYSNQIAEQRGAITGGLICTPVSSPQCDASFDYEPVDHDQRNTLNVGLTTTLPMHTFASTNVYYGSGFVNGNPDPSTPYTSNYLPQHTTVDLALGKTFSENLSISVTATNIANRRVLLDNSLTFGGFHYNDPRQIYGELRYRFKY
- a CDS encoding ABC transporter substrate-binding protein — protein: MPLSSKSLKKIILFSAAGWLILITAMHAWLNVNWAAVLNDYRPEAKRKIIVAYLPVTCQLTCPVTDYISKYSENGELFLPRMFQGFPEMKEALISNKVQAAFIVAPMAIALRAQGVPIKVVYLGHRYGSAMVVRKNGPIKTFADLKGRTVAIPSRFSDERLILFRAMKVWHMDPHSIKMVEMAPPDVSGALAAGAIDGFVMGEPFPSQAEMAGYGRILFQARDYWPDYMSCILVVRQDLIDKNPQAVQVLVDGIARSGLWLDKSKPNREDAADFVGRFYYNQKPALLRWALTKPMDRVTYSPLAPRKADFDMVRDLMIETGVLNKKIDFSDYTDTSFSDKANIETAWKYQAGSATAK
- a CDS encoding ABC transporter ATP-binding protein, coding for MSSTMPIAATANSPAQAAPVKLSVDHVNMTFNRDGKTTPVLEDINLQVHEGEFICLLGPSGCGKSTLLNTMAGFLSPTSGAIRIDGEPVTGPDPRRIFVFQERGVFPWLTVEGNIGFGLFKLPEAERKQRIAHYIKMVGLGGFEQSYPNELSGGMKQRLEVARALAVNPDMLFLDEPFGALDSITRLIMRGELLRIWQAERKTIIFVTHDIDEAVQLADRVVVLNQRPASIQQIVNIDIPHPRDLSSPRYLELRDGIFHQIGLAHHV
- a CDS encoding ABC transporter permease, with protein sequence MKLLVRLRPIAFIALLLILWQIAIDLHPIHILPSPWQTAGGILYLIQHKLLLKYIAASLFRVTWGFTLASILAIPLGLIIGWYRRAEMAFNPIIQILRPISPLAWIPIAILWFGVGDSAAIFLIFLGCFFPLMLTAINAVQSVPEVYVNAGRNFGLSPSELVYRVLYPAVVPQLIVGLRITLGIAWLVVVAAEMIAVDSGLGFLIVDARNAGNRYDLVVAGMVIIGIIGLLLDLAMRSLEQVKSFRWGYAQD
- a CDS encoding ABC transporter permease — protein: MSALAEPKKWERYFWPLVATALFLAVWRYSVLWSHTRIFPSPYEVERGMVELIHQHVLWGDIIDSLRRVAIGFGAAVLLGVPIGLTLGWYPAADQVVNPAMQILRPISPIAWIPVAIILFGVGDDAAIFLIFLGAYFPIVVACINGVSNVPSMYRRAGRNFGLTPAQLLRKVIFPAALPQILIGLRIALGIAWLVVVAAEMIAVDSGLGYLIIDSRNSGKRYDLVVAAMLLIGIIGLILDLAFRRLERIKSVRWGFRNAS